CTAAGGAATACAGAGTTTTGAATCAAAACGAACAGATCGTTGCTCATTTTGAAAAAAAGAGTAATTTCTTTCAATCTGATGCATACAAACTGACCAATAATTCCGATGAACTGTCGAATGAAGAATTAGTTGCAATGGTTATGGGGATCACAATGATCATTAAACAAAATCATTCCGCCGCCAGTTCGCCTGCAGCGACATAGTTATTATATGAAGACGAATATTTAGATACTGTCCGTTTATTTTCAGCCTCTTATAGGTATATTACTATACAGGTTAGTTAAAAAGGAGCTGAAATTTCATGGCAGAGAAAGATCTTAAAGATAAAATTCTGAATGTGTTAGATAAAAGTAAATTCGGCACACTTGCTACAGTTAAGAACAACAAACCGCACTCACGTTATATGACCTATCATCATGACGATTTAACGCTTTATACACCAACTGATAAAGACACGCATAAAACAGAAGAAATCGAAGAAAATCCAAATGTACATATCCTACTCGGATACAATGGGGATGGCTTAAAAGATGCCTTTGTTGAAGTAGAAGGTACAGCTACTATTAAAAGTGATCAAGATCTAAAAGATAAACTTTGGTCAAAGAATATGGAGAAATGGTTTGATGGACCTAACGATCCTAATTATATTGTACTTGAAATCAAGCCGACTCTATACAGATTGATGAACAGCGATTCAAAAACACCACAAGTTTTAAAAGTATAGAATCACTAAATTTATACAGTATTAAACCACTTTCACTTGGAAGTGGTTTTCGTATTTTGTCACATTAGAGACAGTCATTTTCTGGTAAAATTATAGTAACAATTAAAATGAGGTGATGGGATGGATTTTTCTGCAGGTATGGCGGAAGAGAAAATCCGCGCAGCTTTACGTAGGGGAGAGTTTGATAACTTACCTGGAAAAGGGAAGCCGTTACCAAAAGATGATTTAGCAGGTGTGCCAGATGAACTACGCATCGGGTACAAAATCCTTAAAAATTCCGGATTTGTTCCACCAGAAGTCCAGTTGAAAAAAGACATCGTCACACTTGAAGAACTGATTGCCTATTGTAAAGATGAACACGAGCGGTCAGAGCTGAATAAAAGACTGAATGAAAAAGTCATCCGATTCAATCATTTGATGGAAAAACGTAAAATCAACCAAAGCTCAGCATTCAAATCTTATGAGAATAAAATATATCGGAAATTGTACTGAGGAGATTGAAATGATTTTAAATGTGAATATAGGGCAAATGCCAATACAATTAGACATGAAAGCGAACCTTTCTCATATCCTTAATATGATGGGACAGATTGAAGAAGGAGAGCTGCTCATTTTGCCAGAGGCGGCTTTATCAGGGTATGACCATGACCTTCGATTTCTAGACCAAATCGATGTCAATCAACTACAAGATTCACTTGATCACCTTACTGAACAAGTGAAAATGAGGAAAGTCCATCTCATATTTGGCAGTAGTTTACGTGAAAATGAAAAGTGGATTAATGCAGGTATTTATTTGTCCCCGGATGGAAATATGGAGGTTTATCGTAAAGTAAACCTAGCAACTCACGAAAGAAACGCATTCACGGCGGGCTCTCAACTGCCTATCTTTAACATGGAGACTAATCAAGGGGTAGTACGTTTTGGCATACAACTATGTAGGGAAATCCGGTTTCCTGAGCAGTGGAAGTTCCTGAGTATGGAAGGCGCACAATTCATCGCTTATCTTACAAATGTCATTTCAGTTGACAGTTTACCAGTTTGGAAAAGTCATTTGATCAGTAGGGCTGCAGAAAACCAACGATTCATCCTAGGCTCTAACGTTGCTGACCTTAATCAAGGCTGTCCTTCTATAGTGGTCTCTCCAAAAGGAGATGTATTAGAAGAAATAATTTCTGATAAGGTCGCATTGAAACGCGTACAAATTGATTTGTCATCGGTATCCAATTGGTATTTAGACCAGAGTAGGACGGATGTTGTCAAAATTAAGAGCGATATTACAAGATAAATAAAGGGATTTCGACATGAATAGGGAATAGTAGTATTAGCTTGCAAATCCTTTGTTAGGTGGTGACGAGAATGAGGCTTGTCAAACACTTAAATGATTTTCAACACATCAAGCGACAAGGAACTGGGTACTTCATTGTATTGGGACATAATCACAATAAAATTCACTCTGTCCAGTGTGCTTGGATTAAAGAAGAAAGCTTTATGCAGAAAGTCATCACGAACAACGGAAAGAATAGCAGCTACTATTGGGTCCAATTTTGGAATTCTACACAATCAACATTTAATGAAAAACCATGTCAAAAATGTATGTCCTAACAAATCACCTCCTATTATGGGAGGTTTTTTATTTAGTATGTTTACATTTGTTCCAAAATCTGTAATACTATCATAAATCATATAACCAAGTAATGATGAGGAAAGTAGATCTATAAGACATTCTACTAGAGAGCTTCGATATGCTGAAAAGAAGCGGATATCTTTGGATTGAAAATGGCCTCTGAACTTCACTTTGAACGTGTTTATTGGCACTAGTAAGGTGTGACGGGAGTTGGCATCCGTTAAAAATGTCAGAGTATAAGAGTGTGATTATCATTCACTCCGTACTTCATGAGGCTGACCGTGTGAACGTTCAGTAAAGTAAGGTGGTACCACGAGATAACCAATCCTCGTCCTTAGACAATTGTCTTAGGGCGGGGATTTTTTTATTTTACAAAAGGAGGCATTCACATGAGTGTTTTTATCGGAGGTGCATGGCCTTATGCGAACGGGTCATTGCATTTAGGTCATTTAGCTAGTTTATTGCCAGGAGATATATTGGCGAGGTATTACCGGCTTAAAGGTGAGGATGTGCTATATGTTTCAGGGAGTGATTGCAACGGTACTCCGATTGCCTTAAGAGCAAAAAATGAAGGTGTAGAAGCAAAGGTCATTACCGACAGATATCACACAGAATTCAAGGAGAGCTTTGACAGGCTAGGATTCACTTATGATCAGTATGTTCGAACGGATCATCCAGACCACCATAAAGAAGTGCAACATATTTTCAAATTACTAGTAGGTAATGGGCATTGTTACAAGAAGAAAATTAAACAAAGCTATTGTTCGACAGATGAACAATTCCTACCAGATCGTTATGTAGAAGGGGTATGCCCTGTCTGTGGAAGTCATTCAAGAGGCGATCAATGTGAAAACTGTTCAACAATCCTAGATCCAGTTGATCTAATTGATCCTATTTGCAAACTATGTGGAAACACGCCAGTGATCAAGGAAACAGAGCATTACTACTTCAACTTGAAAAACTTCCAATCAGGACTGAATGAATACTTAGCAGAAGCTGATCATGCTGGAAAGTGGCGGACGAATGCAATTCAAATGACTAAGCGCTATTTAACAGAAGGTCTGAGGGATCGTGCAGCGACTAGAGATATAGAATTAGGCGTACCAGTGCCAATGGAAGGATTTGAAGGTAAAAAAATATACGTTTGGATTGAAGCGGTAAGTGGATATTTAACTGCTAGTATGAAATGGGCAGAGGAACATGAAAAAGATTGGCGAGATTACTGGAATGACTCCACAAAATCTTATTATGTTCACGGGAAAGACAACATCCCTTTTCATTCGATTATTTGGCCAGCGATATTAAAAGGTGTCGGAGGTCTTAAATTACCGGATCATATCATATCTAGTGAGTATTTAACTGTTGAGAAAAAGAAGCTTTCAACGAGTCGAAACTGGGCCGTATGGGTACCCGATCTATTAGAAAATTATCATCCAGATTCTATTCGATATTACCTAGCCATTAATGGGCCCGAACAACGTGACGCAGATTTTTCTTGGCGAGAATTTATATATAGCCACAATAGTGAGCTGTTAGGGGCGTATGGTAACTTTGTGAACCGGACGCTGAAATTTGTAGAGAAATCATACGGTAGTTGCATCCCTGAAGCTAAACCTGATGAATTTGCGATACAAAAAGTGAAAGACACATATACAGTAGCTGGAAAAGCAATTGAAAAAGGAGAGTTCAAGTATGCGCTTGAGGCGATTTTCGATTTGGTCCGTTCGAGCAATAAGTATTTTGACGAACGGCAGCCATGGAAACAGGTGAATGAAGCACCGGATCAATGTGCTATTACACTCAATACGTGTACACAAATTATCGCCAATCTCGGAAACTTATTGTCACCCTTTCTGCCATTTTCCGCAGAAAAAATCCAGGAGCAGCTCGCATTCAAACCAAATTGGTCATTTATTGAGTTAGAACCAAAGCAAATTAAAGAGGTAAAACCTTTATTTGACCGAATTGATATTCATAGAATTGAAGGAGAACGAGCGAAGTTAGGAGAGTGATTCAAAATCAATGTAGCTTTCTTTGACCGTGATGGAACGATCATAGAGGATTATCCTGATGAACAATGGTCGCATGTTTCCCACCCTCAATTCAAGGATGGTGCGATTGAAACACTCCAAGAAGTTCAGTCTAAAGGTTATGAAATAATCATCATAACCAATCAATATTTGATCAATGAAGGATTCATAACTTTTGAGCGATACGAGAGTATTACAAAACAAATGATAGATGTACTACAACGAAATGGTATACACATTAAAGATATCTTTTACTGTCCACATCGACGAGACGAGGGATGCAACTGTTTGAAACCGAACACTGGAATGGTTGATCAAGAGGTTAAACAGATTAACAAAATCCTCCGTATTATTTAATGTATATAAAGGTGGCTCAGAATTTTATGTAATATATTTTTGACAATTTGATAAAAATATATTACGATTATCTCAAGCTAAGAAATGAGGGGTGAAAATGAAAAAGAAAGGCAGTCTTGAAAATCGGTTACATGTTTGTCGTGCTGAACGGAAATTATCACAGGGGGACCTGGCCAAGAAGGTTGGGGTAAGTAGACAAACCATTTCCTCTTTGGAAGCGAACCGTTACAATCCATCACTAATTTTAGCGTTTGAACTCGCTCGTGTTCTTGACACTGATATCACAGAACTCTTCACTTATTATCAAGATCAAGAAGATGGGAATCCGTAAATCTATCAGGGGGTAAAAAATGATTTCAATCTTTAGTACAATTGCGACATTTATGTTAGCTTTCTCTATATTCTATGTTGGCAGCTTTGTAGCAACAGAAGGGAAAGATGAAAGAGGTCAACAAATAATGGGGAAAGCAAGTATCTATACATATATCCTTGTCACTGTTGGCTTTGTTGCTATAGTTATAGTAGAAGCGATGATGACATTATCTTTAGAACAATTCATGGAAGTATTGGGCATTGTATATGGACTACTGGCGACCGTTCACGCTTTCTTAATATATCGATTCAAAAAACAATACTAAGGTGAAAAGGAAAAATTAAAAGGCCATTATCATGATCGAAATTCCGGTCAGATAATCGGCCTTTATGTTTGTTCTGATTCAATTTGTCTTTCTTCGTTTTCGTCTTACGTGTTTGTAAATCCATTAATGCGTAGTCGCTTCTGTTCCATTCAGGGTTGCGTCTGCCTTCACGTTCAAGCTTTCTACGCTTCTTCCAAGCTTTGCTTTTGCTCACTTTCATCACTCCTTAGACTGTTTCTATATATTTTATCAATAAAATCAAGAAATGGCACGATTGCTATGAAGGAATATCGCCATTTCGCGTAATAATCTCGACATTTCGAGGTATAATCCGGACATTTCACGAAAGTATCTGGCCATTTCGAGGTATAATCCGGACATTTCACGAAAGTATCTGGCCATTTCGAGGTATAATCTGATCATTTCCCAACATAATCTGACCATTTTAGTTCGATCTTACTATCCCCAGTATGCCAAACCACTAAGAGGTGCTACTTTTTCATAAGGTGACTACTTAAAAAATCAGCTGATTACGAACATTATAGAATGTAATTGGCAAATTTGGTTTGATTGTGCCACTTTTAGGCTATTGAAATATATTGAGATAGAGGCGAAAATTCACCCTTGTAGATGTCATTAGAAGCATCAGTTGTGATAATATAAATAAGATGACGATAAAGTAAAATTAAACGAAAATAAACCTATAGCATTATTCCGTTATTAGAAAAAGGTAACGGTTATAAATAAATTTATTTGATACTAAGGAGCGTTATTATAGATGAAGATTGATATTGGAGGCGTTAGTGTTAACTACCGTGTTTCAGGAGAGGGTAGAAGTATTCTGCTATTGCACGGTTGGGGAACAAGCTTGAAAAGCTTTGAGCCTGTTCATAATAATTTAGAAAAACACTTTAAAGTGTATTCCATTGATTTTCCTGGGTTCGGGGAAAGCGAAGAGCCTCCTGAACCGTGGGATGTTGAAGCTTATACGAATATGCTTCGAAAATTTATTACTGATTTGAACATAGAAGATCCAATACTAGTTGGACATTCTTTTGGCGGAAGAGTGTCCATTCGTTATGCGGCGCATCATCCTGTCCATAAAATTATCTTAGTAGACAGTGCCGGTGTAAAACCGAAGCGTAAATTAAGCTATTATTACAAAGTATATACGTATAAGACGTTTAAAAAACTTCTAAACTTGCCAGGATTGAAAGGCCATAAAGAAGAAATTCTTACTAAGGTAAAAGGTAAATTAGGTTCTGCCGACTATAAAAACGTGTCTGGGGTTATGCAGCAGACAATGGTCAAAGTCGTCAATGAAGACCTACAACGTTTCATGCCTGAAATTAAAGCACCTACACTCCTCGTATGGGGAGAGAACGATACGGCAACACCTGTTGGAGATGCGGAGATTATGGAAAAAGCAATTCCGAATGCAGGACTCGTCGTCTTAAAAGGTGTCGGTCATTATTCTTACTTAGAAAAGTTAAATGAATTTCTAGTCATTATTGATAACTTCCTTGAAAAGGATAAGGAGTGGAAAGATGCTTAGTCTCTTATTTATCATTGGGGTGGTCTTTTGGGGGCTTTATACTTGGTCCCGATTGCGTAAGGCAATCCATATGTTACAGCAGAACTCATACCGAAATGAGCGTTATGTGAAGTGGATGAAAGAAAATCGCAAACGCGTTTTCAAAAAGCGTGATTTTATCCCACTCATAACGGCGCTTATTGCTTTTGTGAACTTCTTGGATAATGTTGCTATCCTACTATTCATCGCCCTTTACTTAATCTTGTATCTGCTCAGAGAAACAGGGAAAGAGAAGAAGAAGCTTGTCGTTACAGCTCGTGTAAGACGATTAATGGGGACGACTGTCATTCTTGTTGCATTAATTGCAGGCTTAAGCTATTATTTTGAACTCATTTATCAAGTAGAACTTGTACCATTACTCTTCACATATGTTGCTTTAACGATTGTTTCTTATTATGTCGTGTTGCTTGCAAATACAATTAACTCACCAATTGAGAAGAAGATTGCACAAGGCTATTTTAACGATGCAGAACGAATCATTAACGAGTCGAAAAATACTGAGGTAATTGGGATTACAGGAAGCTACGGGAAAACAAGTGTGAAGCATATTCTAAACACGATTTTGTCTTCCCACTCGAATGTTCTTATGACACCTGAGAGCTATAACACAAAGCTTGGTGTTACTATTACCGTCCGTAATATGCTACGTCCGTTCCATAATTTCTTTATTGCAGAAATGGGAGCGAAGCAAGAAAATGATATTCAAGAGATTTGTGACCTCGTCCACCAAAAGTATGGTATTTTGACAGCGATTGGTGAACAACATTTAGAAACATTCAAATCGCTTGATAACATTAAGAAAACGAAATATGAATTAATCGATAGCCTTCCTGATGATGGGATTGGATTTTTAAATAAAGACGATAAGAACATCATGTCAAGAAAGCCACAAACAAATGCACGTATCGTCTATTACGGCATTTATGCAGTTGACCTAGATTACAAAGCTGAGAACATTCGTGTTTCTAACAAAGGTACTTCCTTTACTGTTGTAAAGAAGGATGGTACTACCATTGAGATTCAAACTAAGTTACTGGGTGAACACAACATATATAATATTTTATCAGCAGTTGCTACGGCTTCTGAGCTTGGTGTTCCAGAAAAGAAGATCTCTGTTGCTGCAAAGAAAATCCAACCGGTTGAACACCGTATGGAGATCAAGAAACATTCAGCTAATATTACGATTATTGATGATGCGTTCAACTCCAATCCAGTTGGATCGAAAATGGCGCTAGAAGTTCTCGGACAAATGGACGGCTATAAAGTACTCATTACTCCAGGTATGATTGAACTTGGTGAAGAGGAGTACAATTTAAACAAGAAGCTCGGACAACACGCGACAAGTGTTTGTGATTACATTATTCTTGTAGGTAAAAAGCAGACTATTCCATTGCAGGATGGTTTGAAAGAAGAGCAATATCCAGAGAGTCAATATTATGTTGCTCAAAACTTAGATGATGCAATTGCGAAAATGAATGAGATTGCAAAAGAGAAAACGGTCGTGCTTATTGAGAACGACCTTCCAGATACATTTAATGAATAGGGGTTGGAGTAAATGAAGGTTAATGTTGGTGTCTTTTTTGGCGGCGTATCCGTCGAACACGAAGTATCTGTCATATCCGCCTTACAAGCGATCAATGCAATGGACCAGGATCAGTATGAGCCGATTCCGATCTATATTAGTAAAAATAAAAATTGGTATACAGGTGAAGCTTTACTTGATATCGAGAATTATAAAAACGTAGACGATCTACTAAAACAATGTGAGCGAATTATCATTACAACGAATGAACAAGGGCGACCCGTCATCAACCGTCATACAACGGGCATGTTCGGTAAAA
The sequence above is a segment of the Pseudalkalibacillus berkeleyi genome. Coding sequences within it:
- a CDS encoding UDP-N-acetylmuramoyl-tripeptide--D-alanyl-D-alanine ligase, whose translation is MLSLLFIIGVVFWGLYTWSRLRKAIHMLQQNSYRNERYVKWMKENRKRVFKKRDFIPLITALIAFVNFLDNVAILLFIALYLILYLLRETGKEKKKLVVTARVRRLMGTTVILVALIAGLSYYFELIYQVELVPLLFTYVALTIVSYYVVLLANTINSPIEKKIAQGYFNDAERIINESKNTEVIGITGSYGKTSVKHILNTILSSHSNVLMTPESYNTKLGVTITVRNMLRPFHNFFIAEMGAKQENDIQEICDLVHQKYGILTAIGEQHLETFKSLDNIKKTKYELIDSLPDDGIGFLNKDDKNIMSRKPQTNARIVYYGIYAVDLDYKAENIRVSNKGTSFTVVKKDGTTIEIQTKLLGEHNIYNILSAVATASELGVPEKKISVAAKKIQPVEHRMEIKKHSANITIIDDAFNSNPVGSKMALEVLGQMDGYKVLITPGMIELGEEEYNLNKKLGQHATSVCDYIILVGKKQTIPLQDGLKEEQYPESQYYVAQNLDDAIAKMNEIAKEKTVVLIENDLPDTFNE
- a CDS encoding pyridoxamine 5'-phosphate oxidase family protein; the encoded protein is MAEKDLKDKILNVLDKSKFGTLATVKNNKPHSRYMTYHHDDLTLYTPTDKDTHKTEEIEENPNVHILLGYNGDGLKDAFVEVEGTATIKSDQDLKDKLWSKNMEKWFDGPNDPNYIVLEIKPTLYRLMNSDSKTPQVLKV
- a CDS encoding DUF3796 domain-containing protein, giving the protein MISIFSTIATFMLAFSIFYVGSFVATEGKDERGQQIMGKASIYTYILVTVGFVAIVIVEAMMTLSLEQFMEVLGIVYGLLATVHAFLIYRFKKQY
- a CDS encoding carbon-nitrogen hydrolase family protein, producing the protein MILNVNIGQMPIQLDMKANLSHILNMMGQIEEGELLILPEAALSGYDHDLRFLDQIDVNQLQDSLDHLTEQVKMRKVHLIFGSSLRENEKWINAGIYLSPDGNMEVYRKVNLATHERNAFTAGSQLPIFNMETNQGVVRFGIQLCREIRFPEQWKFLSMEGAQFIAYLTNVISVDSLPVWKSHLISRAAENQRFILGSNVADLNQGCPSIVVSPKGDVLEEIISDKVALKRVQIDLSSVSNWYLDQSRTDVVKIKSDITR
- a CDS encoding helix-turn-helix transcriptional regulator, with amino-acid sequence MKKKGSLENRLHVCRAERKLSQGDLAKKVGVSRQTISSLEANRYNPSLILAFELARVLDTDITELFTYYQDQEDGNP
- the metG gene encoding methionine--tRNA ligase, with the protein product MSVFIGGAWPYANGSLHLGHLASLLPGDILARYYRLKGEDVLYVSGSDCNGTPIALRAKNEGVEAKVITDRYHTEFKESFDRLGFTYDQYVRTDHPDHHKEVQHIFKLLVGNGHCYKKKIKQSYCSTDEQFLPDRYVEGVCPVCGSHSRGDQCENCSTILDPVDLIDPICKLCGNTPVIKETEHYYFNLKNFQSGLNEYLAEADHAGKWRTNAIQMTKRYLTEGLRDRAATRDIELGVPVPMEGFEGKKIYVWIEAVSGYLTASMKWAEEHEKDWRDYWNDSTKSYYVHGKDNIPFHSIIWPAILKGVGGLKLPDHIISSEYLTVEKKKLSTSRNWAVWVPDLLENYHPDSIRYYLAINGPEQRDADFSWREFIYSHNSELLGAYGNFVNRTLKFVEKSYGSCIPEAKPDEFAIQKVKDTYTVAGKAIEKGEFKYALEAIFDLVRSSNKYFDERQPWKQVNEAPDQCAITLNTCTQIIANLGNLLSPFLPFSAEKIQEQLAFKPNWSFIELEPKQIKEVKPLFDRIDIHRIEGERAKLGE
- a CDS encoding DUF1992 domain-containing protein; the protein is MDFSAGMAEEKIRAALRRGEFDNLPGKGKPLPKDDLAGVPDELRIGYKILKNSGFVPPEVQLKKDIVTLEELIAYCKDEHERSELNKRLNEKVIRFNHLMEKRKINQSSAFKSYENKIYRKLY
- a CDS encoding alpha/beta fold hydrolase → MKIDIGGVSVNYRVSGEGRSILLLHGWGTSLKSFEPVHNNLEKHFKVYSIDFPGFGESEEPPEPWDVEAYTNMLRKFITDLNIEDPILVGHSFGGRVSIRYAAHHPVHKIILVDSAGVKPKRKLSYYYKVYTYKTFKKLLNLPGLKGHKEEILTKVKGKLGSADYKNVSGVMQQTMVKVVNEDLQRFMPEIKAPTLLVWGENDTATPVGDAEIMEKAIPNAGLVVLKGVGHYSYLEKLNEFLVIIDNFLEKDKEWKDA
- a CDS encoding HAD-IIIA family hydrolase; protein product: MNVAFFDRDGTIIEDYPDEQWSHVSHPQFKDGAIETLQEVQSKGYEIIIITNQYLINEGFITFERYESITKQMIDVLQRNGIHIKDIFYCPHRRDEGCNCLKPNTGMVDQEVKQINKILRII